In Mastacembelus armatus chromosome 5, fMasArm1.2, whole genome shotgun sequence, a single genomic region encodes these proteins:
- the LOC113131069 gene encoding E3 ubiquitin-protein ligase DTX3L-like, producing the protein MFGRFADFLPGHDVGESMRATSGPSSEAQGGTLLQLSVNWSEPGPPERPSVKLQKVLQTWFNKQKMEKSCSVIGFLRDAVIKITPASAMSELQELEGQTLSCRDGQKVTIMSVSLILQDVSLNTLPPSMSEPPDKKIKLGDSRSLSGSAAGSPDGEETFKLSVPVSLYWYVNHMYREKIDLIEKETGVKILAEVKVTPEPNQTDADRPKALSEFIRLVQNCLPESTGSIIDINHMNPQEWKDTMKIIEKNKLLLTLSSKEMTVFGPSQGREAVRKSLNAAQKNNTTFGESTWASHDTSVKIDMNVEDPLVEAGLTMEESHWKQMISSINDELDTIKAKFGVDFKESGVSQGKVDVKACHRSSGGNVAMESHAVRALLHLYQRFTTTPLGFTQHRGASGFSGSPKNLRDDFWTEGASSGPVLNGQSKYSNDNTEAPTAGGASGEDKNEDTCPICMDTFTNKKQLKCKHEFCEECLQQAEKSLGPICPVCKDVFGTMEGDQPDGRMSWMTSSFSLPGFSKCGTIEITYSIPSGRQTKNHPKPGQPYHGITRTAYLPDNREGREVLRLLEKAFDQKLVFTVGMSRTSGLDNQVIWNDIHHKTSTSGGPQRFGYPDPDYLKRVKEELKAKGIK; encoded by the exons ATGTTCGG GAGGTTTGCTGACTTCCTGCCAGGCCATGACGTGGGAGAGTCCATGCGCGCT ACCTCAGGGCCTTCATCAGAGGCTCAAGGAGGGACTCTCCTTCAGCTCTCAGTGAACTGGTCAGAGCCTGGTCCACCAGAGAGACCTAGCGTTAAACTTCAGAAAGTTCTTCAGACTTGgttcaacaaacagaaaatggagaaaagctGCTCAGTTATTGGGTTCCTCAGAGATGCTGTGATAAAGATCACACCTGCCTCAG ccATGAGTGAACTTCAAGAGCTGGAAGGacaaacactgagctgcagagatggGCAAAAAGTCACAATAATGTCTGTTAGTCTGATACTGCAGGATGTTTCATTGAACACTTTGCCTCCATCTATGTCAGAGCCACCAGAT aaaaaaattaaacttgGGGACTCACGTTCTCTCAGCGGTTCAGCAGCTGGTTCTCCAGATGGAGAGGAGACATTTAAGCTTTCTGTCCCAGTTAGTCTTTACTGGTACGTGAACCACATGTACAGGGAGAAAATTGATCTTATAGAGAAAGAGACTGGAGTTAAAATCCTGGCAGAAGTGAAGGTGACACCTGAACCAAACCAGACAGATGCAGACCGACCCAAAGCTCTCTCTGAGTTCATAAGGCTTGTCCAGAATTGCTTGCCTGAATCCACAGGCTCAATTATTGATATCAACCACATGAATCCACAAGAGTGGAAGGACACAATgaaaatcattgaaaaaaataagCTTTTGCTCACTCTGTCTTCTAAAGAAATGACCGTATTTGGGCCAAGTCAGGGTCGAGAAGCCGTCAGGAAGTCCCTAAAtgcagcacagaaaaacaacactacTTTTGGAGAGTCCACATGGGCGTCTCATGACACATCAGTGAAGATTGACATGAATGTTGAAGACCCTCTTGTTGAAGCAGGACTAACGATGGAGGAGAGCCACTGGAAGCAGATGATTTCCTCCATTAATGATGAATTAGATACGATCAAAGCGAAGTTTGGTGTGGATTTTAAAGAATCCGGTGTCAGTCAAGGCAAAGTTGATGTCAAAGCTTGTCACAGAAGCTCTGGAGGAAATGTGGCAATGGAGAGCCATGCTGTCAGAGCTCTTCTTCATCTGTACCAGAGGTTTACAACAACACCATTGGGCTTCACCCAGCACCGTGGAGCCAGTGGGTTCAGTGGTTCACCAAAGAACCTAAGGGATGATTTCTGGACAGAGGGGGCCTCCAGTGGACCTGTGCTGAATGGACAATCAAAGTACAGCAATGACAACACAGAAGCACCTACAGCAGGGGGAGCATCAGGAGAAGACAAAAATGAGGACACGTGTCCTATATGTATGGACACATTTACCAATaagaaacagctgaagtgtaAACATGAATTTTGTGAGGAATGTCTCCAACAGGCAGAGAAAAGCCTGGGACCCATCTGTCCTGTATGCAAAGACGTCTTTGGTACGATGGAGGGAGATCAGCCAGATGGACGCATGTCATGGATGACAAGTTCCTTTTCCCTCCCTGGATTCTCAAAATGTGGCACCATAGAGATCACCTACTCTATTCCAAGTGGACGACAGACG AAAAACCACCCTAAGCCTGGACAGCCTTACCATGGTATTACTAGAACAGCATATCTGCCAGACAACAGAGAGGGCAGAGAAGTGCTGCGGCTGTTGGAGAAGGCGTTTGACCAGAAGCTCGTTTTCACTGTTGGGATGTCCAGAACTTCTGGTTTGGATAACCAGGTGATCTGGAATGACATTCATCACAAGACGTCCACTTCAGGAGGACCACAGCG